The DNA region AATCAATTCTTATATTCGTCAATCCTTGTAATTGTTTGCCCATAAtttgactattttccatccCATGTGCTTATTTTTAATGCCTGGCCTTGACACTTTCAATTATACTGCTTGTAAATtgtaacaatttaaaattttccctGTTTTTTGATCGGGCAGGTCAGCGACTCATCCATCTTAATGGTTATCTTATTGGCCACTAGTCACCTACATTCCACCGTCTTTTTATTGCTTTTCCCTTCTTACTACTACTACTACGTATCCTCTTCTTTCAGcgaattttctatttaaatacCTACTTTCTCCCATTTATTTTTCCAATAAATGCGACACCACGCTTGCTTGATATTACGTTTGCCAAATTGAAAACATATAATTGGAACAGATAAGGAATGCATGTACTGAATGCAAGAAAACGAAATTTAATGCCGAAAGCGAAATTTAATGCCGAAAGcgaaattaaataatactaaatttcTTGCCAAATTCATaatctgactatgaaatactgTAATTAGAAGATTAGGAATATTGACAAATTtgtttatgtcattttattgaTTCAGAAAAGGCTGATTGtcaatttcaaaacaaaatcttatttttttaggttttataaaACACTTTGCAAAATGGgatacaaaaaaattacacatcttttttaattatattctgaAAGGGATCTTGTccttatttgtattaattaattattaaaatcataaaagggTTAATTAGACtctctcattaaaaaaaacccaataaCTTTATATCAACATATACTTGGAAcccaaatttaataattataatataaaatatatcaaccTATTCCAAAATAATTACATCGGATTCATAAAATATAATCGTTCTAGGCCACATATTTATCAGGTtttattcaaaaagaaaaaaatgtttatcAATGTATGACCAATACATTCCAACAAATACACCAATGGGAAAGAGAAAGACCTATGTTACTCTTCGAGCTAGATTGAAAGCTACCTTTCATTCTCACATAGCATGCCACTTGGTCTTCTGAATTTTTCGAGAATTTTCATACAAAATGCGGTTGGTTGTTGAGCTAATCGTCGTTCTCTGAACTACCCTTCATTAATTCAAATACATCGTTCCAGCTCTCTTGCAGCTAATATAAAAGTTTCGGAGGTCTAGTTTCTCCAttcttcaagtttaaatttcCCTCAAACTCTCTAATTTTCGTACGTAACCTAAGCATCCAACCATTACAAGACGTGTTGGGGTTTGTTTGCATTTCAGCATTTGGTTTCTTTTGGAGGCCCAATTAGATCAGCTTCTTATAGACACTTGtcgataaatttattaaaccaaGCGTTTTCCCAAGTTCCAAAAAAACACAccgagagagaaaaaaaaaatatggatagAGTAGAGATAGATAAGGAGAGATTGACGGCGGAGATGGCGTTTAAAGATTCTTCCTCTGCCGTCATCAGAATTCGACAAGGGTTGCCGGATTTTTTGCAATCCGTGAAGCTCAAGTACGTAAAATTAGGCTATGGGTACTCGTGCAATTTATCCACAATTCTCATGTTCGTTCTTGTAATACCTTTGTCCATAGCCACTCTGGTTCACCTCGCAGGTCTAAAACTTGAGCGGCTTCCCGAGTTATTTGCAAACCAAAAGCTTCAACTCAATAGCTTCGACGCAGCCAGCCAAGTTGCTATATCAATTACACTGGTATTTCTCTTGGCTTTCTACTTATCCAAGCGTTCCAGACCGGTTTATCTCGTGGATTTCTCGTGTTACAAGCCGGAAGATGAACGTAAAATGTCGGTGGAATCATTCCTGAAAATGAGCGAAGAGTGTGGTGCCTTTGAAGAAGACACACTTCAGTTTCAGAGGCGTATAGCGAGCAGGTCGAGTGTTGGTGATGAAACATATTTACCAAGAGGAATAACATCAAAACCACCAAATCTTTGCATGAAAGAAGCCCGGGCGGAGGCCGAAGCAGTCATGTTCGGTGCACTGGATTCGCTTTTTGACAAAACTGGCGTTAAACCAAGCGATATCGGAATTATTATAGTCAACTGCAGCTTATTCAACCCAACGCCTTCTCTTTCTTCCATGATAGTGAACCATTACAAGCTCAGAACAGACATCAAAAGCTACAATCTCGGCGGCATGGGTTGCAGTGCGGGCCTTATTTCTATCGAGCTAGCCAGAAACCTCCTTAACGCAAACCCAAACACGTGCGCAATTGTTGTGAGCACCGAAAACATTACTTTAAATTGGTATTTCGGCAATGACCGGTCTATGTTGTTATGCAATTGTCTATTCCGCATGGGTGGCGCTGCTATTCTTTTATCAAACAAGGCTCACGACCGGTCCCGCTCCAAGTACGAGCTGGTTCATTTAGTTCGGACTCATAAAGGTGCTGATGATAAAAACTACAACTGTGTGTATCAAAGAGAAGATGATAAAGGAACCGTTGGTGTTTCCCTTGCAAGAGAATTAATGGCTGTAGCTGGAGATGCATTAAAGACCAACATAACTACTCTTGGTCCTCTTGTGTTGCCACTGACAGAGCAATTTATGTTCTTTGTCACGCTCGTTCGTAAAAAGCTTTTCAAAGCAAAGGTTAAGCCTTACATACCTGATTTTAAGCTTGCTTTTGAACATTTTTGCATTCACGCTGGTGGTAGAGCAGTTTTGGACGAGTTACAAAAGAATCTGCAACTCAGTGATTGGCACTTGGAACCCTCAAGAATGACTCTCCACAGATTTGGCAACACATCTAGTAGCTCATTATGGTATGAGTTGGCTTACACAGAGGCCAAAGGGCGGGTTAATGGTGGAGACAGGGTTTGGCAGATTGCGTTCGGGTCGGGTTTCAAATGTAACAGTGCTGTTTGGAGATCACTGAAAGCGGTTCCGGTTGGTGAGTGGCGGGGTAACCCGTGGGTTGACTCCATTGATAAGTATCCAGTTAAGGTTCCGGTGGCTTGAATGACCAAGTGACTATGTTGTGTGGATTTGTtcattattattctatttactttgtaaaacttaattaatgTGAAAATCCTGCCCGTTAATTGGAATAGGAAGTAGTAATTAGTGCGAAATTACATTTATTGTAACGTGTTCGTGTAAACTTAATTACAGtcttaaataaaaggaaattatttctaagatgttatataatttatatatttaagttatGATATCTACGAAAGACAAATAATTTGACATTACTAAataaaaatcatctaaaattttaatgtagGTATGTGGTGGttataatttgagtattttttttttaaaaactatatgaAATGCTTCACATAAATTGATTAGCTCAAAGaaatagaatatatattttttttaagttcataaaaatattattattaggcaTTTATTGTAtgttgaattattaaaaatacccactaataaattatgtaccagTCACAATCCTTagaactaatattttatcaaccACTCGCTAAAATATAACTAGGAAGATCAAATTGCATATCAGTCAATTGCACTAATAAATTTGCAACCTTAACATTTTTTCAtcataaatacataaatcaaattaaattaatataaaggccaaaatacttatCCCACCCAAGATTAAGTGCATTTTCAACTCacctacaaaattttaaaaattcgaatACTTATCCGTcatctaatttctattaaaattctctattaattataaaagttaaaatgtcattttattagtaatatttaaacgaataaaattttatctaatttttctacattaattttaaaaattttaaatttttttctattttaaattttaaaaagttacatcttgccctttaaaatttattttttgaaatccAATATTTTTAGACCGTCAGAATCGCTTCTAACCGCCTTCTTTAGCCTACCAAACTTTCCGTTTTGATGGGCTTTTTTCGATTAGAATCTTCCTGATGTGACTTCATTGTGTATGAAAAGGAAGAACTGATTCATCTTTGTGCATGACAGCTCTTTGTCTTCGACTGATTGTGAACCAACGGCAGTGGAAGAGCCGTCGAGAAATATTTACaaagtcaaattttttcatAGATTATTCTGCTTCTTGTTCCTCGggtattaaataatagttttttatattatgaagCTATAACCTTTCTTGCTTTCTCTAATAATTAACCtactcagtttttttttttttaaatattactaggATGGCTATGAAACTTATTTGACTGTCGTCTTTCCAGATGGGTATGAAGCCTTCTGAATTAGTTGGACCAGCCTTCCTTGACACTATCGCTCTGGAGTgaattatttttgttgaaacTGGAAAGTTTTAACCCGTCCTCGTAAAATCGTCAGTTCTTCATTCAAATGTAGTTTTCTGCCATTTACACATTGTTAAGATTAGTCCTACTTATTCAGCAACTTTGTTAAAGATATTTCCCTCTAGTCCCTTGATTGACAACTGGTTCTTTTGTGCGAAAATTGACAGCTGACATAGAGTCTTTAACAGTACTCAATTCTAGACAAAacatttttgttgatataagtTTTTACTCAAAGTAACACTATTATTTGATAAGACCGTTTCAATAATCACTAATAAAAACAGCActtcaagaaaaatattataaaaatgaaacaCTGAGTTAAATCAGTGAAGCAGTGCAGTTAAATTTGCGATCCTTGATATAAAAGTTCCTACCAAATTATAGAAAAGAGTGTGGAATTAGGTAAATGCCGAACCTTCACCGACTTCACGACAACCAACTCGAATATTTATAAAGGAAATAACCCAACCAACCAAGAATAAAAGGGATGATCTGCATAGAGCCAAAGTTGTACTTGCATGTGGAATAGAGGTTGCACAACTCAAAACAAGAGCTAACCGGGAgtcaataaataaacaataccaagaaacaaaatcaaatatgaaaaagaaaaaaattactcaaCTATCAGTCATCTCCTACACATTTAAGTTATGAGGCACTTACTTTCCTGCTCCTTAGCATCCTTTTCCTCCACTCTCAATTCATAAAAGCTTATGGTTAAGGGGAGAAAGAAAgttcaaggaagaaaaagggCTGAGGATAGGGTGCAGCTTGGGAGGGAcataatttgttatttgttgTGTAACTAGTCGTCCATATATAATGTACTTTCATTTCCTGAAAAACTACATGTTCCTACACTCTCCTACTAATAGGGTCGATATCTTCTGCCTCGGTTGCCATCATCACCACTACTACTTCCACCACTCCTATCAACTCTCCGAGGTCGAGGAGGTGTCATTTGAACTCCGGGCTGCTGACTGCATAATTCCCAAATAGCAAAAGCAaaggtttaaaatattttcatatttccaaagtgttaattatttgatatatactACTTTGAGATAGCAGCTTACAGAACATAGCCAATTCGACCATCTGGTAAGACCATTGGCACCATATGCATCCCTGTTGGCATGGGCCCCCTACCATATATCATGGGCTGTTGGAAACCACCAGCAACACCAAATCCACCACCTACAGCACCATATGGGTTCCCAGCAAAGCCACCATACCCAGTCTGAGGTAGATGGGTTGAATGGACCCCAGCACTATAGGGATAAACTCCTTCAGGTTTTTTATCAGCCTGAGGTTTTGCAAGGACGACCTCCAACAACTGGCCTGCACTTCAAGTCCATTCAACATATTATTCTAggcaaacagaaaaaaaaaaaaaaaactacaaagtTTATTGtggaatgattttaaaataggcaacaacatcattttaagaCAAACTAATTTGAAGTAGAACAAATCACACACTGTTAATTCTTCTAACTGGCACCAGGAAAAGAAGCACAAATGTAAGCTAACAAATATAAAggtcatttaaaaaaagtacTATAACCAACAAgtagttaaatatatttaagttgtAGACTTGCACCATTTCCATCACCAAGTTTCCTTTTCTACAAAACAGAACCAGTTGAATGCGTTAGAAAATTACCAtcaatctcatatttttctgtttctttgaCAGCCTTTAGTGCACTGGACCTTTCAGAATAATGGATAAACCCAAAATCCCGTTTACCAGACTTTCCAGGAGGCATAACAACTTTTGTCACTTCCCCGTGCCGCTGAAATAGTTCTTTTAGTTTCTCAGTAGAAGTGTTTTCAGGTATGTTTTTCACATAAAGTGCCTTAACCTGTGAATAAACACTTATACAGTTTAAGACGACCATCTTACAACCTTATAACAGCTAGCAGATAGTGAAACAAATTATGGTCTCAACAAGATGTCACAAACAAATAGGCTCACAATTATGCCAGTTAGTGTGAAGGTAACTTAACAGTATGCAACTCAGTAGTATTGTAATAGCTCAAAAAACTTAACATACAGCCGACTCAGAAGATCATATGAATAAGAAGCATTTGTTatcacataacattactttacAACGAAGATAATGGGCAAAGACAAACTACCCTTCCTTCAGCTCCTTATTTTACaaagggtgaaaaaaaaaaattgcccatTACTCTCTAGAACATAATGATGTCAATAAGTAAAATATGTTAACCTtacaaatattaactttttatgCATCTTATAATTCCAACCACTTGCTGGGCTATTTCCAAGGCTGAAAGTATGATGCATCAGCACTACGCaagaaaattcttaattttaaattaatatcatgGAAAGCAAGATAGCAGCGACAAACTTAgaccattaatttaaattccCTTGGACCTTACCTGTGCAGCAGCTGCGGAGTGATCAGGTGTACCCTTTGGATCAGCCCAAGTGACAGTTGGGGTATTGCCATCCAGCTTAAAGTTTGCACTTGTCATTTTCTGCCTTGAATAATCAGCACAGGCATTATTGTAGTACAAAACAAATGCAAAACCACGGTTTCGTGTAGGATTTTGAGGATCCTGTTATAGAAGAAGACAATAAGAATTTGCAATGTAAACAATTTGAACATCACCTTTGTAAGGTAGAAGtgttaattaattcaattttcaccTTTATGAGCTCAATATTTTCAACTCCAGGACCAACATCCTCAATTACTTTTCTGAACTCATCCTCAGTCCAGCTCTTAGGAACATTACCAACAAATAATCTGTTCTTATTTTCTGACAGAGAACATCTTAATACTTTACCCTGCACAGATGGTATGTATAAAGAAGAATATACTGCTGAAGAATGGTATAAAAGAGGCATTGAAGAGATTGTCACAGAATCAAATCATCCTGACATCTCAAAAATCCCTAAATACCATGTAAAATAGTGAGAAGCATCCAAATCACCTTAAATTCTTTACTGTGTAACTCTTCAATGGCCTTTTTGGCAACCTCTTTTGATCTGAATGCTACAAATGCAAAACCCTTGCTTTCTCCACTGTCTTTGTCTTTCATTAACCTCACCTGTAAAAGCATTCAAAATAACACCCATAAAGAACACGCAATGAAAAATAAAGTGATTAAATGTCGCAGCACATATCATAACCTTACTGACCTCAAAAACTTCACCTATTGGTTCACACAAATCCCTCAGGTCCTCTTCCAATGCACCCTTCGGAAGTCCACCAATAAAAACTTCAGATCCATGTGGAGGAAGGGCAAGAAGTTGTTCATGCTTTTCCTTCTCCGCTTCATTGATGGAAGTAGTGGACTTCTCTTCCTCTTCCACATGTTCAGAATCAATGTGACGTCTATTTGCATCTGGGGATTGATCTTTCTCACCAACCCCAGTTTTTGAGTAATCATattcttcatctttgttttcttcAACATTTCCATCTCCACCTTCGTCTTCTCCATCATCATCTAGCTGCTCTTCGACATCATCATCCATCTCTTCCATGTAATTGTCCTCATCAAGATCAACCCGCTCATCTACTTCAGTGCTCTCAGCCATGACTGTATCACGTCCCAGGTCTTATCAACAATAACAGTGCCTGAACAGCACCGAAATCATCTTCAAGCTTCGATGATTATTATGCAAAATGCACGCAGCCGGCAAGAATGTGCATGATGCACAATGATAGAACTTTCTTTTGACAACGTATCAGAAATGGATATCCAACCACTATCTTGGATATACATTGACATTGTCAAAGAGTAATACACAACTAAATGTAGAAGAAAAGCAAGAATAATGGTTTGGTTTCCTCCtttcctttttcccttttcagATGAAttgggaaagaaaaaaaacaccaaaagGACTCTCAAACATATAGAGTATTATGACTATTATCATGACCTTCCCAGGCTAAGAGAAATGCTTCTAGAATTGACCAGAGGTTCATTCCTAGCACTGACCAGTGGTTTCAAGTTTCCTACAGCTCAGATTAGTTTCTTAGAAGCATTGGACAAAGAAGAGAATATGAAAAGCAAGATCAATGGAAAATCCGCTGCTTTCCAAGAGAAAATAGGAAGCAAAATCACCTCAACTCCATCCAGCCCCAAAGCACAAAAAGACTAAGCTGAATTTCCagcacaaaaagaaaataggaaGCACAAAAAGAAACATAACCAAGATGTTGTCAAATTTCCAGCAATTATAatggtatattattttactgattcccttataaatttatttagtaaaaaaagCTCAGACACCACCAGTACCAAACGATGCGAAAACCCTAAATTTCGTAACAAACCCTCATTACTGATTACACCTGATCTAAAGGACTAATCACATAATTGATTTGATAACCCAGTATTCATTTATCCCCAAAAGTTTTAACATTTAAACTGGAATGGTCACACACATTAAACCCTAAATTCGAAGTCAAACGAGACGTGTGCCGACAGCAGGAAACCCTAAACCTATGTCATTTACAGATTGGGAATTGGATTACAATGTAAGTTATTATCCGAATCAAGAGAATATGCTCCGAAAATTGGTTGGGAGTTCTCTGAACAAATGAGGCTATTTTTTTTGGCGCGAGTGTgacagaaatgaaatgaaatgaaattgaaaCAGAAACAATAGCTGATAACAGCAGTAAGTAAGTGAGATATTTGGCATACCAGaaaatgtttttgtgttttgtggGTTGAGATTGGTTTTGCTTTCTCTGTTTCTGTTTCTCCGGTGTGACGTCGAATTTTCTGTGTAGTTTTTTTCCGACGAACCCGAAGAGGCTTTCTTTCTGAAACACCCTAAATTGGGGACATCTGAAAAAAGTGAATGCGTCTACGGTTTGTTCAATAAACCCGCCAATCAAATACAACCATGTCATTATATTTCAAACTTGAATGACTAATTCACCCTTCCGAGCTTCGATTTGGTCTAATTTCCtgatttcatttattatatacATGAATAAGTTCTTAAGAATTTCCTACTGTTAACCatgtttcttaattaaaaaaattatataattaaaaaagaagaagataaatttaggtatttgatattttttatagtaaaaaatgtaagattttttcCTCAAATGCTTACATGAAAATTGAGATAattattaagttaataaaaaaaagaaagctcaCGTTAGaaacatatttcaaaatattttcatgtttcCTAAATGGATAAATGTATCTAACAATTCGTATTATCAGAGcatatttgtattatatcagTTTAGATTTTAGAGTGAAAATCCTATATCTTAGCCTGATTCAAAATATAATcgtatcaaaaattttcaaccttaaGCCAAACCCAAATATTTAcgaattagtttgatttaatttaaattaacttaaactatgtaaaaagtaaaattgtatCGAAACCTAACATGTAACGACAAAATTTTTTACGAAACAATACATTTTATCAAATGTCAAagaatgaattgatttattacaaaataacacatgaaaatatattttcacataaaaaCGATGTTTTGTCAACAAAAAATACTCTATTTTAAGAGAATactaataatttgtttattgtctttttaaatgattaattgtagggacaaaaacataatatcataatcaaaaactcaaataaatctaCAACTTTAATctcataataatataattgataattaatgagattaataattacttgtcaaatatttaagaaatttaatttttattctatatgATAAATACGactgttataaatattaaaatcattaacaaatatatgaatataacataccaaatataataaatgcaATTTAGTGGTATCTATaacaaaccaacaaaaaaaattgaaagtagTTTTTACAAATctgttaaaaaaagttattaaattagaaTGAGTATCTTTAGTAgaagatgataaaattttggCAAAAGGTTTAAGACTAGCTCTTTCAAATTAGGCTTGGATACGAGCCGAGCTAAGCCCAAATAGGGTCCAGCTCtttttcggctcgttttcagtgagCCCAAGCTCGGGCTTGTCGAGCTCGCTAAACACATGTTCATGTTCAgcttgtttcataattttagtgttcgggCTTGGCTCGCACTTAGCTTGGGTTCGTGTGTTTGGGCTCGTActtcaaaaaacaaacaatGTCGTTTATTCtaagttaaatgtttttttatttgagtgagcGGCTCGCAAGCCGAGCTTGGCTCACTTAACCGGTGTTTGGATTCAAGCTCATATtcgttttttgcttaaaattcaggCTCGTATTCGAGCTCGGGCTCGTTAGAGCAAAGCTCTTTTCAAGCTCAAATAAGTTCgcttcgaatccacccctacttcaaataaatattcaaaatttatcgGAAAAAGATAGACATTTAGCTAACCTATACAATGTTTTAAGAAGAAATGAATAAGTGATGCAAATTTAGTGTTTGATAAtcaaatatcaatttctttgttgattcaaattagaaaatatgaattttgtattgaaactctttctgacagataaagaaataaataacataagagattttttttataatatcatattatgcaataatttgtttaaaatattcgGGTTAATTATGGTTAATTCAAATTGGTTTTGTGTCAATCCAAACTCTATCCAATTTTTAAGGGTCAACCATAATTTGATCCGAATTATcacttatataaaaaattataatcttaacttgattttttttgtattgtatcatatcagACTAatgaatcatatcaaatttt from Mangifera indica cultivar Alphonso chromosome 8, CATAS_Mindica_2.1, whole genome shotgun sequence includes:
- the LOC123222450 gene encoding 3-ketoacyl-CoA synthase 1 — encoded protein: MDRVEIDKERLTAEMAFKDSSSAVIRIRQGLPDFLQSVKLKYVKLGYGYSCNLSTILMFVLVIPLSIATLVHLAGLKLERLPELFANQKLQLNSFDAASQVAISITLVFLLAFYLSKRSRPVYLVDFSCYKPEDERKMSVESFLKMSEECGAFEEDTLQFQRRIASRSSVGDETYLPRGITSKPPNLCMKEARAEAEAVMFGALDSLFDKTGVKPSDIGIIIVNCSLFNPTPSLSSMIVNHYKLRTDIKSYNLGGMGCSAGLISIELARNLLNANPNTCAIVVSTENITLNWYFGNDRSMLLCNCLFRMGGAAILLSNKAHDRSRSKYELVHLVRTHKGADDKNYNCVYQREDDKGTVGVSLARELMAVAGDALKTNITTLGPLVLPLTEQFMFFVTLVRKKLFKAKVKPYIPDFKLAFEHFCIHAGGRAVLDELQKNLQLSDWHLEPSRMTLHRFGNTSSSSLWYELAYTEAKGRVNGGDRVWQIAFGSGFKCNSAVWRSLKAVPVGEWRGNPWVDSIDKYPVKVPVA
- the LOC123222452 gene encoding heterogeneous nuclear ribonucleoprotein Q-like is translated as MAESTEVDERVDLDEDNYMEEMDDDVEEQLDDDGEDEGGDGNVEENKDEEYDYSKTGVGEKDQSPDANRRHIDSEHVEEEEKSTTSINEAEKEKHEQLLALPPHGSEVFIGGLPKGALEEDLRDLCEPIGEVFEVRLMKDKDSGESKGFAFVAFRSKEVAKKAIEELHSKEFKGKVLRCSLSENKNRLFVGNVPKSWTEDEFRKVIEDVGPGVENIELIKDPQNPTRNRGFAFVLYYNNACADYSRQKMTSANFKLDGNTPTVTWADPKGTPDHSAAAAQVKALYVKNIPENTSTEKLKELFQRHGEVTKVVMPPGKSGKRDFGFIHYSERSSALKAVKETEKYEIDGQLLEVVLAKPQADKKPEGVYPYSAGVHSTHLPQTGYGGFAGNPYGAVGGGFGVAGGFQQPMIYGRGPMPTGMHMVPMVLPDGRIGYVLQQPGVQMTPPRPRRVDRSGGSSSGDDGNRGRRYRPY